In Oncorhynchus keta strain PuntledgeMale-10-30-2019 chromosome 36, Oket_V2, whole genome shotgun sequence, the DNA window TATTGTTTTCTTTTCTGTTCCAGGATCAGTCACAGACATGTCCATGATATCAGAGTCTGACAGTGGTCTCTTCTACAGTCCACTGGAGGAGTCTCTCTGTGCCCACATTGTAAAGACCATTGTCGAGAGCCTCTCAGACGCTACGGACACTGTCCTGTGCTGTTCCAAACTGGTCCTACCAGATCCTCTCCTGCACAACATCAGTCGGGAGCTTCTCCATCTGGCTGCTAGTGAGCCTTGCGGCCTCAAGGGGGCGCTCATTGACCTGTGTGTGGAGCAGGGGGACCAACAAGGAGAACTGTGTAGTGTGGAGCAGATAGCCGTTGACCATAACCTGGTTCCTACCTTCCATCTCACCCTCGTGCTACGGCCAGAGGTGGGGGGGTTGTGGCCCAAGGTGCAGAGGCTCTTTGGGGGCCGGAGGGCTGTGTCCCCCCAGAGGCAGAGTGGGAGACACACACTCAGGCTCAGTACCGGG includes these proteins:
- the LOC118369845 gene encoding DNA damage-inducible transcript 4 protein-like, which codes for MYFTLSHNNSLDDRFPSSPQEDLGSQRLSWGNLVQKLTVIKRINQRLADKDHRSWNSDTGSVTDMSMISESDSGLFYSPLEESLCAHIVKTIVESLSDATDTVLCCSKLVLPDPLLHNISRELLHLAASEPCGLKGALIDLCVEQGDQQGELCSVEQIAVDHNLVPTFHLTLVLRPEVGGLWPKVQRLFGGRRAVSPQRQSGRHTLRLSTGFRAIKRKLYSSGELLVEEC